The following is a genomic window from Dermatophilaceae bacterium Soc4.6.
GTCGTCCGCGTGGGCGTCGTTGCCGAGCCCGATGCCGTCGGTGCCGACACCGGCGAAGGCGATGGTCGCGACGGAGACCAGGGCGTAGGTCAGCGGCCCTGGGGGCGTGCTCACGCTCGCCGCCGTAGGCGTCTTCGCCTTCCAGGCGCACCAGCTGCGGTCGACCGACTCGGCGGCCGCCGCCCAGCTCGACGTGGAGGCGGTCAAGCGTGACGGCGTCGGGGAGGTCAGCGAGATCCGTCCGCTCTGAGCTCACCCCCCAGGCTCTGCGGGAGGTTGTCCAGGTCGACGGGATAGGCGTAGGTGTAGACCGCGACCCGCTTGGCCCGTGGGTTGCCCTGCCCGACCCGTCGGTAGCGCGCCAGCACCTCCTCCACCTCGGTCCGCATGGCCACCAGCTGCTCCTTCGTCACGAGCGTGACGTGGTCGGCGAGCCCGAGGTGCTCGGCCCACTCGGGTGGCCACGAGGGCGCGACGTCGAGCCACTGCTCGGCCTTGGTGGCGAAGTGCCTCACATAGTCGCGCTCGATCCAGTCGAGGGACGCCGCCGCGTCGTCGTCGTCCTGCCCTCCCGTCCGCCACGAACGGGCCTCGCTCGCGGCGCTCCATACGCGCTCCTTGCCCCGGCCGGTGCCGGAGTCGACGACGAGCCCCACCGAGGCGAGCCGGCGCAGGTGGTAGCTCGTCGCGCCCGAGTTGGTGCCCAGCTGGCCCGCCAGGGTGGTCGCGGTGGCGTCTCCGGAGCGCCGCAGCGCAGCCAGGAGGCGCGACCGGAGGGGGTGGGCCAGGACCTTGGCGGACTCCTGCGGAGACGGGGGAGAAGAAGGCACCTGTGCACAATACATGTGCACAGATAATTTGCACGAGGTGGGGCGAGGGGACCTCACCGTCCCCCGCCCGCTGCATCGCCGCAGGTCAGGGCCGGTATGACGCCTCGCCACCGGGGATTTGGGCTGCTCGTCGGTCATCCGTAGACTGGTCAGGTTGTGCCGGAGCCCCCCAGGGCTGGCGACGCCGAGCCGGACCCCATCGGGGAGCGGGCTCACGGCCGACGAGACCACCATCCACACGAAAGCTGGACATCGTGCGCACCTACACCCCCAAGACCGGCGAGGCCGTTCGCGCCTGGCACATCATCGACGCCACGGACATCGTGCTGGGTCGCCTCGCGAGCCAGACGGCGATCCTGCTGCGTGGCAAGCACAAGGCGACCTACGCCCCTCACGTCGACATGGGCGACTTCGTCATCATCATCAACGCCGAGAAGGTCGCCCTCACCGGCGCCAAGCTCGAGAAGAAGCTGTCCTACACCCACTCGGGCTTCCCGGGCGGTCTGCGGGCCACGTCCTACGTCCAGATGCTGGAGAAGCACCCCACCAGGGCGGTCGAGAAGGCCATCCGCGGGATGCTCCCCAAGAACTCGCTCGCGAGCCAGCAGATCAGCAAGCTCAAGGTCTACGCCGGCCCGAGCCACCCCCACGAGGCCCAGAAGCCCGTCCCGTTCGAGCTCACGCAGGTGGCGCAGTAGGCTCCGGCCGGCTGCTCCGACGCTGAGACATCTAGACAAGGAACTTCCATCGTGTCTGACACCAACGACGTCGACGTCCTCGACACCGACGAGCCCGAGATCTCC
Proteins encoded in this region:
- a CDS encoding helix-turn-helix domain-containing protein encodes the protein MPSSPPSPQESAKVLAHPLRSRLLAALRRSGDATATTLAGQLGTNSGATSYHLRRLASVGLVVDSGTGRGKERVWSAASEARSWRTGGQDDDDAAASLDWIERDYVRHFATKAEQWLDVAPSWPPEWAEHLGLADHVTLVTKEQLVAMRTEVEEVLARYRRVGQGNPRAKRVAVYTYAYPVDLDNLPQSLGGELRADGSR
- the rplM gene encoding 50S ribosomal protein L13 produces the protein MRTYTPKTGEAVRAWHIIDATDIVLGRLASQTAILLRGKHKATYAPHVDMGDFVIIINAEKVALTGAKLEKKLSYTHSGFPGGLRATSYVQMLEKHPTRAVEKAIRGMLPKNSLASQQISKLKVYAGPSHPHEAQKPVPFELTQVAQ